cttttgaacgctttaaaatttttattttccgccttcggattattattactgatgtcaagacgcgtcgtttgacacccctctcgatatatttggtagcgtattagcagtcgacccctcaactagacattacccaatatttttggtagcgtattagcagtcgacccctaaactagacttttaccgcccTCCGGACGTGTTTTAAGAGTGTCAGGCAGTCGTGTGGAATCCGGATTTTCACTCCAGACTTTACCATGTAATGCGCTATGAAGCAAACTAATCGCTTTAAAACCTTTATTTATTATTCCAAACCTTTATTTATTATTACCCGAAAAAACGGctttatattgtttataaatatctttattcattttaaaCGCAGTATTTTCCACCAACTTCCGGAACGCCTGCAATGTCTGCGCTTCATTTACCAACTTTTCCTTTTCTTTGAGTATAAATGCTTTTAATACATCTTGTGTTAAGTTTCCATCTCTCAGACTATCGCTGTTACTCGATATGACACTCTCCTTCTCTCGATGCACAACTCGTTCTGTCTGACACAGAAGTCTTCCATATTCTAGGTTCAAAAGCTTTTCCAAACCTGCAGGATAAGTACTAGCCTGACTTAGAACCTGAACTGGTATGTTTGGACGAGGCTGACTACTTTTACCAGATTCATTTATTTCTCTATACAAATGAGTTTTTTTCATGCCCATCTCAGTATCTACCCCAAATCCAAGTATGGATTGTAGGGATTCATCCGGCACAATGTGACACGGCTTGCTTATGCTATTTTCTTGAAAACTTGTGGGACCGATGTTACCATCGACGTCATAAAATTTATAACCTAGCATTTCAAGAGCTATTTCTGTCAACAGGTACGACATTCCAGCGAAAACGAATTTATGAACGATTCATTGTGTACCATATAGGTGGAAAACTATCGATATACGACGATAGTATCGAAGGACACTcattatatataattttagtgtagtagtttaggggccccaccctaaagttcggccaagattttcgagtgaggtatcaaaagacgcgtataagCGTTTTATTCGATCTTCGGCTGTGGTCGAGacagctgatcgaacgaattttcattccgTATTATGACACTCATTTGATCAAGACTAGTGTCCATgtttcaattatgtacaggttggctcatctcatcagctgattttatttatgtcattgcatggtcgaagggattgtcaaaaggagatgacaaactcaaaatgaaaccaacacattggcaacattttacttacacatacaaaaactgctaagttttatgtttccattccataccattcgcaccaatacacagattttgacaatttgaacggacatattttgttgctttacagatgagccaacctgtatatagttgaaccatgctagTGTTATTGTTCGATAAATTCAACCTTGcagaaaagcacattcccatcCTCTGCCAAAatgaaagcaaaattatttattatgaagaaaaattaAGTAATGGAACTATAGTTACAATTAtgcgttgaaattcatttcagcgttttatacttCTGGCGAGTTCCATtacttaagctgcagacattggtgctttatcggtagcAGTATCGGTAAATTTAtgacagctgattcgaccaaccttatgagaatcaatgcaatctattattagtgccgctaaggtcgtaacagtatcgtagccaaccaattggtttttggtttactgcatatatataatacttctatatcaataccttcctatcttcctaatgtgcaaattttctgtcaatcattaatTGCTGAAACTTTGCAAATGTAAGTTCTGCGCAtacgcgggctttgttagtgttagtgaattgtagtagcgtgtgtaaaaaaggTATTAAAGGGGTACCGatgggtcactatcccctttacccaacttttgCATACTAAtggttataaaatctcagtttagtcgattaaaaaATGAAAACGCCAActaatacaatacaaggcttgatgtccttattatttaagcatgggctgcagccatacaaagtacattatttacataaatagtacaaaaaaaaaaaaaacaagccgaagaattcatatttttgaaatgaaaaaaattcaaatatacatgtatgaaaatacacatatacatacatcccaacaagcatttctttaaacgttttaaaaaataatttaaaatgaatttgctTGAACATACGGTATAtaaacgttt
The DNA window shown above is from Eurosta solidaginis isolate ZX-2024a chromosome 2, ASM4086904v1, whole genome shotgun sequence and carries:
- the LOC137242258 gene encoding uncharacterized protein, with the protein product MSYLLTEIALEMLGYKFYDVDGNIGPTSFQENSISKPCHIVPDESLQSILGFGVDTEMGMKKTHLYREINESGKSSQPRPNIPVQVLSQASTYPAGLEKLLNLEYGRLLCQTERVVHREKESVISSNSDSLRDGNLTQDVLKAFILKEKEKLVNEAQTLQAFRKLVENTAFKMNKDIYKQYKAVFSGNNK